The following proteins are encoded in a genomic region of Rhinolophus ferrumequinum isolate MPI-CBG mRhiFer1 chromosome 17, mRhiFer1_v1.p, whole genome shotgun sequence:
- the LOC117037186 gene encoding 60S ribosomal protein L31-like — translation MAPTAKCGEKKQGSSAINKVVTRVSTVNIHKRTLGVGFKKHAPQALTEMREFAVKEMGTPDAHMDARLNKVVWARGIRSVPYLIRVRLSRKRDGNEDSPNKLYALVTYVPATTFKNLQAVNVDEN, via the coding sequence ATGGCTCCCACAGCAAAGTGTGGCGAGAAGAAGCAGGGCAGTTCTGCCATCAACAAGGTGGTGACCAGAGTATCCACTGTCAACATTCACAAGCGTACCCTTGGAGTGGGTTTCAAGAAGCATGCCCCTCAGGCACTCACAGAGATGCGGGAATTTGCCGTGAAGGAGATGGGAACCCCAGATGCACACATGGACGCCAGACTCAACAAAGTTGTCTGGGCCAGAGGAATAAGGAGTGTCCCATATCTCATCCGCGTGCGGCTGTCCAGAAAGCGTGATGGGAATGAGGACTCACCAAATAAGCTCTATGCGTTGGTTACCTACGTACCTGCCACCACTTTCAAAAATCTACAAGCAGTTAATGTGGATGAGAACTAA